One window of Micropterus dolomieu isolate WLL.071019.BEF.003 ecotype Adirondacks linkage group LG13, ASM2129224v1, whole genome shotgun sequence genomic DNA carries:
- the tescb gene encoding tescalcin b, translating to MGALQSSPGQPEYVDLAEKTGFSFEQIGVLHKRFKQLSHNEDFLQRDHFNKIPDLALNPIRSQIIEAFFDRRNFRQNGEGTVHEIGFEEFLLVMSHFRPPSLHITEDQRESVRRDKLRFLFNMHDTDNDGTITLEEYRHVVEELLSLSEALEKDTAKSIADAAMLEVASISMGHMEPDEFYEGITFEHFLKLLNGFEIESRMNIRFLNMDTTNLCK from the exons ATGGGTGCACTGCAATCCTCACCTGGTCAACCAGAATACGTTGATCTGGCTGAAAAGACGGGAT TTTCATTTGAACAGATTGGAGTCCTACATAAAAGATTCAAGCAGCTAAGCCACAATGAAGACTTTCTGCA GAGAGATCACTTCAACAAAATTCCAGATCTAGCACTCAATCCTATCCGATCGCAGATCATAGAGGCCTTCTTTGACAGAAG AAACTTTCGGCAGAATGGCGAGGGCACGGTTCATGAGATCGGCTTTGAGGAGTTCCTGCTGGTCATGTCCCATTTCAGGCCCCCGTCACTGCACATTACAGAGGACCAGCGTGAGAGCGTCAGGAGGGACAAACTGAGAT tttTATTCAACATGCATGACACCGACAACGACGGGACAATAACCCTCGAGGAATACAGACAT GTAGTGGAGGAGCTGTTATCTCTCAGCGAGGCACTAGAGAAGGACACGGCCAAAAGCATAGCTGATGCAGCTATGTTGGAGGTGGCTAGTATTTCAATGGGCCACATG GAACCTGATGAATTCTATGAGGGAATCACATTTGAGCATTTCCTCAAG ttgcTGAATGGCTTTGAAATTGAATCAAGAATGAACATTCGCTTTTTAAATATGGACACAACAAACTTATGTAAGTGA